In Microbacterium terrisoli, the genomic stretch CTTCTTCGATGTGCGAGCGATCTTCGAGTTCGACGACGACGGTCTTGAAATCGGTCGTGACGAGGTTCTCTCGCAGATCGGAGTCCACGTCCTCATGCAGCGAGTCGATGTTGGGGCCCGTGAGGTAGTACTGCGCACCGGTGGCGCGTAGTTGGCTCCAGGCGATGTTGAGAAGTGAGCGGCGGGTGCCTTCCTTCTCGGCAGAGCCGAGCTTGTAGAACTCGTCAATGACGAACAATCCGACTGGCGGGGACTCGGGGAGCTCGAGGAATCGCTCCTGAGTCATCACGAAGACATTCCGCTGACCCCACTCCTGCGCCGGGTGGGTCACGATCGTATAGCCGGTGCCAAGGTGCGACAGTCGTCGTCTGATCTCATCTAGGAGGGCGATCGTCGGGACGAGCAGGACGATGTTCTGCCACTTCTGGGAGGCAACGAGCGCGTCGACGATCACGGACTTGCCGAAGGAGGTCGGCGCAGAAAGCACGACACTATGTCCGTCCATGAGGCGTTGGTAGATGCGCTGTTGCTGGGCGTGGAACGTGAAACCTAGCTTCGCAAGCGACTGAGGGGAATGGTATTCGAGCGCGAGCGCGCTTGCCTCGTCGGGCAGCGCTACAGGCGACATGTAGGGATACAGACCGAAGCGTGCGCAGAGGGAGTCGACGATGGGAAGTTCCGCGGACACACCTGAATACTGATCCAGGAACCGGATGAGCCGGTCGCGGCCCTCTCCCTCCTGATCCGGATACCGCGTGAGGCGAGCGATCTCTTGAAGTTCGTGGAAGACCTCGTCGCCGGCGCCCGCCGTCGCGGTCGTCACACTTCCTGCCATGCCTTCAGCTTTCTGTGGAAGATTTCCGTCAATGCAGCTTTGTCATTCAGGGGCAGGAGAACTAGTTGGATCGTGAGCCGCACGGGTAGATTCAGCTGCTCGCCGAACCGCTTCAACGCGTCATCCGCCTCTTCTCTCAGTCCGCGAAGATACTCCTCGTCTACGACATCGTGTCCGTTCACAGTGGGGCTCTCGTATGTCACCAGCACGGGGACGACGATCGAGTCGATGATCTCGTCCAGACTGTTCGCCGAGTCGAGGAGCTGGGCGACTGTCGCGGTGTGCGGCCAGTTCGGATCGAGCTTGTTGGTGATGGCGATGAACTCGCGCTTCAAGAAGCCGGACTCAAAGTGGAGCGTGAGTTCGGCGGTCACGTCGCGTATTGCGCGGGTGAGGTCGGAGTAGTACTTCGACTCGCCCAGCCAGAGACTCACCTCGCCCTCGATCTCGACGATGTGCACGCTGTCGAAGCCCTTCACCGTGTCGTTCGCGCTGTCTTTGTAGTAGATCTTGCTTACCGCGGGTTGCGCACCGAAAAAGTCGCGTGCGATGGCGTGCAGAATCAGTTCGCCGAACTCGCCGCGGCGCTGGTACTTGTCGGTGTTGTACACGATTCGTGCGGCGCGACTCAGTGATCTGCCCGCGGTATCACCGTCGATCGCTGCGTACTCGGTGTAGCTCAAAGCGAAAGAAGCGAGGTGGCGTTGCAGCAAGTCGGAGGCCAGGTCCTCTCCGCGCCACGCTGTCTGTTCGTAGCCCGGGCAGACAACCGTGATTCCGGGAACGTGATCCGCGATCTGATACCGAACTCTGAGGACTGGCGAGCTCATGCCGCACCGTCTTGGGGACTGTCTCGTCGTGTCATCGACCGAGCCAGCTTTGTGAGAAGGCCGTGATCCACGTGTCGACCGCCTCGTGCACCGTGGCCTCGTCGAATCTGGCGGCGAGTGCGTCGGCGGCATGGAACCGGACGATTGAGTCTTTCGGCTGATAGCGCTCGATGAGGTAGCGGGCGCCATCGGACACTGCTTGCTCGATCTCTGGGTGGTCCTCGATGTTCGTGGCGAGGGTGTCGGCGACATCGAAGGGTGAGGCGACCATCATGAGGAGGGCGATGTCGCCGGAGTCTTTCGGGCGCAGCCGGTCAGGTCTCGTGTGGACTTGGAGTGCGCGTTCGTGGACCTTGTGCGCCTTCGCGATCAGCAACGCTGCCGGACCGGCGACGTAGGCCTCGGCGCTGTGTGGAGGGTCATCGACGGTCGCGAAAGTCGTGAGGTGTCGGTCCCACAGCGCGAGTTCCAGGCCGACAGCACGGGACGCTGCGCCCGATTGTCCCGGTATCCGTGCGGCGCGTCGACCTGCGCCGGCATAGGCTTCCGGGACGATCAGGCCCATCGTCACACGCTCGGCGAATGGAAGTTCGGACTCCGACACATAGCCGTACACGCCGGGTCGGTCGGGTAGGGCGGGTGCGGTGCCTATGCCCTCCATCAGCTCAAGCAGCTTCGGGGACTCGGCGACAAACACAGAGTCGAGGACGACGTCGCCATCCCGGGTCGCCTCCATCTCTACCGCACCCCATGCACGCTCCACCCACACATGCACCGCGTGAGCGCCCACGACAGTCACAGAAGGCCCGAACTCCGCCAGTGCGTGGATCGTGTCGATCAGCAGTCGTCTTGAGGCCGCGGCGCCATACCGGGCATCACCGACGGACCGCGGTGTCAGTGGCGGCGGATTCATATTCATGCGGCCGCCGCAGCGTCAATCAAAGCGTCGAGCGCTGATCGCGCAACGTCTGCTTGACGCCCTGGTGACGCCAGCGCGTCGAGCAGTCCCCACTCCGGTGTAACCATCGCACCGTTCGGTGTTACCCGCGCAAACCTCCGGACGTTGTCAGTGATTGGGAGGAGGAACGCGACTTGGGGAGATGACGGTGACGCCGCGGAAAGCACGGAAACGGCTGACGGGTCGGTCACATACACCACGGGTACGAATGACCGTGCGACATCGGTCTCGTCGCTTAGCGCTTCCAGCGATGACACAACGACCTCTTGGTCACTGTGCTCGAGGAGGGACAGCAGTTCCTTCAGCCCTCGCTGGACGTCGACTCGAACAGCTCCCGTCCGGCGCGCCACCGGAGCCAGAAGAGCGACAGCCGGGAAGCGTGTGATCAGCGCGCGCCTCTCGTTCGCATCGACCTCTTCGAGTTTCCGCAATGCCCTCGCGAACGGTTCATCGCCGCCCGACTCGGCCAAAGCCGGCGCCAACGAGTACCCAACTGCATCGGCGATCCGATCGAGCATGGAGAGTGTGGGGTCGATCTTCCCGGACTCGATGCGACTAATCGTTGAAGCGGGCACGCCAGCCAGCATCGCAAGGGTGTTCATCGACAGCTCCCTGCGCGCTCGGATCTCTGACACCAGAGAAGCTGCATTCACGCTCATCTGAACAACAGTAGAGCTACCGTTGCTTATAAGCAACATATCGCCGGGCGCGTCCCGGTCGCGCATGGCCTCGAGAAAGATCCACTGGGACGGGACGCCACCACGGTTGTGGATCAGGCTCTAGTAGCGCACGTTGAGTCCGCGCAGGATCACGCCGGGCGCCGTGACACCATCCTTCTCGGGGACCTGCGGTTCGACGATTCCGCTGGTTGGGGGCGGCTCCGGGGTGATCGCTTCGATCGGCTCGCGGCCGGGTGTGACCCATACGCGATTGCCGTTGGCAAGGTCAAGCACTGGTCCGACGCGCAAGTCTGACGCCGGCACGGATACACCTGGTTGTGTCATCCAGACATTGGCTTTTGTCAGCTCGTCCCACCTGTCCCGCACCTCGATCGTTTCGTACCGTTCGGGCGCATCGTGACGGCGCAGGGATCCACGCGTAGCAGCCACTACGAACGCGAGCCGCTGCCCGTCCTCGAAAACGGTAGGTGTGAACTTCCACGGCGCTCGGTCCGTGCTGCGCGGAAGGCGAGTCTGATCGGATCGGTGGCTTTCGCTCGTCTCTGCCATCCGCCATGCCACGTCACCATGCAACGACACTTTCCACGACGTCACCCCGGCGTCCGCGATGTACGTGTCGTCGGCGTGACACCACACCCTGTACTGGCCGATGCCGAGGCCCGCGTTCTCCCCACAACTGATGCGGAAGGCGAAGCGGATCGCCGGGGTTCGTGCCATGGACTCATCTTGACGAGATCTCCCGACATCGTCGGGGACGCGAACGGAATCGCTTTTGGATCCGCGTACGGCCGAGTACCGGTTTCACCGGTGATTGCCGCGGCTCGGTGTACTTCGATCACAGCGGGACGCGAGGCTGCAGAGGCGCAGTCTGTGCGCCAGGCGCGCTGACCTATCGCCGCATGATGTGAAATGGAGTTCGTGAGGCTGACCGA encodes the following:
- a CDS encoding HamA C-terminal domain-containing protein — encoded protein: MSSPVLRVRYQIADHVPGITVVCPGYEQTAWRGEDLASDLLQRHLASFALSYTEYAAIDGDTAGRSLSRAARIVYNTDKYQRRGEFGELILHAIARDFFGAQPAVSKIYYKDSANDTVKGFDSVHIVEIEGEVSLWLGESKYYSDLTRAIRDVTAELTLHFESGFLKREFIAITNKLDPNWPHTATVAQLLDSANSLDEIIDSIVVPVLVTYESPTVNGHDVVDEEYLRGLREEADDALKRFGEQLNLPVRLTIQLVLLPLNDKAALTEIFHRKLKAWQEV
- a CDS encoding helix-turn-helix transcriptional regulator; its protein translation is MSVNAASLVSEIRARRELSMNTLAMLAGVPASTISRIESGKIDPTLSMLDRIADAVGYSLAPALAESGGDEPFARALRKLEEVDANERRALITRFPAVALLAPVARRTGAVRVDVQRGLKELLSLLEHSDQEVVVSSLEALSDETDVARSFVPVVYVTDPSAVSVLSAASPSSPQVAFLLPITDNVRRFARVTPNGAMVTPEWGLLDALASPGRQADVARSALDALIDAAAAA